One window of the Polypterus senegalus isolate Bchr_013 chromosome 18, ASM1683550v1, whole genome shotgun sequence genome contains the following:
- the LOC120519036 gene encoding vascular endothelial growth factor receptor 1-like isoform X2, producing MMRHIPWLIFWLIAVTSPESAEPVLTAYPEKLLEEGDNLNLSCSWMEDGTSHSHLTYRFFQNKTEVQKSNTSVLTIENIHTGHNGNYSCAVDLQGKEIGRSNRINITVQAQGVTLAASLKRSVKVGDSLRFKCKSAWKKSSALNITFFFLKDDKIVWNSSHSRFKIDQINKSHTGSYTCAVELQGRKKYSNKIRIEVEGYSIENGIRIGLSCLVLIVLLVLVSDCFWIRVFTTCRFAEGDTEGHKTL from the exons GGCTGATAGCAGTGACTTCCCCGGAGTCTGCAG AACCCGTGCTAACTGCCTACCCGGAAAAACTTTTGGAGGAGGGAGACAATCTCAACCTGAGCTGCAGCTGGATGGAGGATGGAACATCTCATTCACACCTTACTTACcgctttttccaaaataaaacagaagtgcagAAGAGCAACACTTCAGTGTTAACCATAGAGAACATTCATACAGGCCACAATGGGAACTACTCTTGTGCTGTGGACTTACAAGGGAAAGAAATTGGACGCAGCAACAGGATAAACATTACAGTCCAAG CTCAGGGTGTGACATTGGCTGCATCTCTAAAACGTTCTGTGAAAGTGGGAGATTCTCTTCGATTTAAATGCAAATCAGCGTGGAAGAAAAGCTCTGCCTTAAACATCACTTTCTTCTTCCTAAAAGACGACAAGATTGTGTGGAATAGCAGCCACTCACGATTCAAAATAGACCAAATTAATAAAAGCCACACTGGAAGTTACACATGTGCAGTGGAGCTACAAGGACGAAAGAAGTACAGCAATAAAATAAGGATTGAAGTCGAAG GTTATTCAATAGAAAACGGAATTCGAATTGGATTATCATGCCTGGTGCTAATTGTGCTGCTGGTTCTTGTGAGTGACTGCTTCTGGATCAGAGTGTTCACTACCTGCAGATTTGCTGAGGGGGATACTGAGGGGCACAAAACTCTCTAA
- the LOC120519036 gene encoding Fc receptor-like protein 5 isoform X1 translates to MMRHIPWLIFWLIAVTSPESAVMTVTLMASPGDTISVGESLKLTCKLTVNVSSESHFTFTFIKKGAPVRKNIESPELIINNFNKSHAGRYRCAVKHSEGREHDSKQVKIKVKEPVLTAYPEKLLEEGDNLNLSCSWMEDGTSHSHLTYRFFQNKTEVQKSNTSVLTIENIHTGHNGNYSCAVDLQGKEIGRSNRINITVQAQGVTLAASLKRSVKVGDSLRFKCKSAWKKSSALNITFFFLKDDKIVWNSSHSRFKIDQINKSHTGSYTCAVELQGRKKYSNKIRIEVEGYSIENGIRIGLSCLVLIVLLVLVSDCFWIRVFTTCRFAEGDTEGHKTL, encoded by the exons GGCTGATAGCAGTGACTTCCCCGGAGTCTGCAG TTATGACTGTGACGCTGATGGCATCTCCTGGAGATACTATAAGTGTAGGAGAAAGTCTGAAACTTACCTGCAAATTAACTGTAAATGTAAGCTCTGAGTCGCACTTTACTTTCACCTTTATAAAGAAAGGCGCACCAGTAAGGAAGAACATTGAATCTCCAGAGCTGATAATAAACAACTTTAATAAAAGCCATGCTGGGAGATACAGGTGTGCTGTGAAGCATTCAGAAGGTCGAGAGCACGACAGTAAACAAGTGAAGATTAAAGTGAAAG AACCCGTGCTAACTGCCTACCCGGAAAAACTTTTGGAGGAGGGAGACAATCTCAACCTGAGCTGCAGCTGGATGGAGGATGGAACATCTCATTCACACCTTACTTACcgctttttccaaaataaaacagaagtgcagAAGAGCAACACTTCAGTGTTAACCATAGAGAACATTCATACAGGCCACAATGGGAACTACTCTTGTGCTGTGGACTTACAAGGGAAAGAAATTGGACGCAGCAACAGGATAAACATTACAGTCCAAG CTCAGGGTGTGACATTGGCTGCATCTCTAAAACGTTCTGTGAAAGTGGGAGATTCTCTTCGATTTAAATGCAAATCAGCGTGGAAGAAAAGCTCTGCCTTAAACATCACTTTCTTCTTCCTAAAAGACGACAAGATTGTGTGGAATAGCAGCCACTCACGATTCAAAATAGACCAAATTAATAAAAGCCACACTGGAAGTTACACATGTGCAGTGGAGCTACAAGGACGAAAGAAGTACAGCAATAAAATAAGGATTGAAGTCGAAG GTTATTCAATAGAAAACGGAATTCGAATTGGATTATCATGCCTGGTGCTAATTGTGCTGCTGGTTCTTGTGAGTGACTGCTTCTGGATCAGAGTGTTCACTACCTGCAGATTTGCTGAGGGGGATACTGAGGGGCACAAAACTCTCTAA